Sequence from the Candidatus Accumulibacter similis genome:
CTAAGCCGCTGGCTGGAAGCGCCGCATACCTTCTTCGACTGGAGCCGCCAGGCTGCACTTCACGAAGCCCATCTGCCGTTGTGGCTCTGGCGGGGAAGCCTGCCCCGCGCCATTGAAATCGACGAAGACCTGATACCGGACTTCTGGGCCGGCTACCACCGCACCTATGTCGAGCGAGATGCCAGACTCGCCGGTGGCATCGAAGACTGGCAGGACTTTGGCCGCTTCGTTCGTCTGATGGGCGCGCTGACCGCCCAGGAAATCAACTACAGCCAGTTGGGCCGGGAAATCGGGATGACCCCGCAAACCGCCCGGCGTTGGCTGGGCATCATGGAAGGCACGTATCAGTGGTTTTCCCTCCCCGCCTTCTCGGGAAACCCCGCCAAGCGAGTCTCCTTACGCCCCAAGGGACACCTCGCGGACACTGGCCTGGCCTGTCACCAAGCGCAGGTTTCCTCTCCCCGGGCCTTGACCGCCCACCCCCTGTTCGGCGCCTTGTTCGAAACGGCCATGGTCGGTGAACTGATCAAACAAGCGTCCCGGCTCCCCACCCGCCCAACGTTTCACCACTGGCGCGCCGCCGGCGGGGCCGAGATCGACATCCTCCTGGAACGTGACGGCATGCTCTATCCCATTGAGATCAAACTCACCGCCAACCCCAACCGGCGCATGGCAAGCGGTATCGAAGCCTTCCAGGCCGCACATGCCCATCTCAACTGTGCCCCGGGCGTACTCCTCTGCCCCGTGGAAAAAACACGCTGGGTCAGTGAAAACGTATTGGCAATACCGTGGAACCTGATTTGAGGCGATGGAACGAGACATCCAGAAAGGGATCGAGCCAAGCGAGGCACCGCTGCTGGAACAGTTGCTGAGCTGACGTTCCGGAACCTTGCAGGGAGCTGTTGTCAAGTCTGGTGTATGCAGGCCTGCGGAACCTTGCCGGTCTGGGTCCAGGGCCATTTCACGGGCGCTGACCCGACCCGCGTGGAAACATGGGCGAAGCGCGCGCTCGACGCGCCCGACCTCGACGGCTCCACCATGTCGCACACCCGTATCGCCGCGCCGCGGCGCAGCAGTTCGTGCATGCTCGCCCGATTCGGCGCATGGCGCGGATCGTCGGCGCCCGGCCGGAAGACCACGCCGCTGAGGGCGAAGTGACGTTCCGGCAGACCGTCGCCGAAGCTGGCGACGACCTTGTCGACCAGGGCCCGCCTCTGGTCAACGTTCGCCATGTGAGGATCGCGAGCCTGCCCCGGTTCACATGCCGACCGACAGTGATACGATGAACCCTCAGCGAGTTGGCGGAGATCGCACATGACGGCGTTGAACAGCCCTCACGACCGCTTTTTCAAGGCGGTGTTCGGGCGGACCGAGGTGGCGGCGGAGTTCCTCGAACGTTATCTGCCGGCGCCAGCCGTACAGGCACTGGACTGGAAGACCTTGCGAGCCGCCAAGGATTCGTTTCTCGATCCGGAACTGGCGCTGCATCCCGCAGACCTGCTGTACACCGTCGATCTCCGCGGCGGCGGAACCGGCTATGTGCACGTACTGTTCGAACACAAGAGCTACGTCGAGTCGCGTATCGGCCTGGACCTCCTGCGTTACCGTGTGCGGATCTGGGAACAATGGCTGAATGCCGGGAATTCCGGCCGCTTGCCGGTCATCGTGCCGGTCGTGGTCCATCACGGCACGGCAACCTGGCGCGTAAGCCGGCAATTCGCCGATGAGGTGGAAGACGTTCCGGCGCTGGGAGCCTATGTGCCGGCGTGTGTGTATCACCTGATCGACTTGAGCGAATACCGGGACGACGAGCTGCAGGGCGCGGTCATGCTGCATACGGCGCTGCTTACCCTGAAGTACATCTTCCGGAACGAGTTGAGCCAGCGGCTGCCGGAAATTCTGGGACTGCTGCGCGACCTCGCGCAGAGCTCAATGGGCTTGGACTATGTCCGTACGCTCTTGCGGTACCTGGCGCAGGCGGCGAGCATCGATCGCTTGACCGGTGACCAGTTGCGCCAGGTCGTGACGGAAACTTTGAGTGGTGGAGGTGAACTGATGCTGACGATTGCCGAGCAATGGGAACAACAGGCGATGGAGAGGGGGATCGAAAAAGGAATCGAAAAAGGAATCGAAAGAGGGATCGAGAGAGGAATTGCAAAAGGAATCGAGCAAGGCGAGGCGCGGCTGCTGAAGCAGTTGTTGAGCTGGCGCTTCGGAGCCTTGCCGCCCTGGGTCGAGAGCCAGCTCGCAGGCGCCGAACCCGAGCGCCTGGAGACGTGGGCGAAGCGCGTGCTCGATGCACCCGACCTCGACACCGTGTTCGCCGAACGATCCGGGTAACGGATCGCGCTCTGAAAGGCGATCCTGATCCTTGCTGCGGTCGGTGCACATCAGTCACCGCGGAGACGGCCAGGTCCGCCTCGCCTCTTGCCAAGGGCAGCGTATGGCGCGCGACGCGACGTGACCACACCTCGTCTTCTCGACGACGCTGTTGCTTGCCCGCACGACGCCGCTGCCGCGCAATCGCCAGCAAGGCATCCTCATCGCCGACACCAGCACGCCGCATTACCGGGAGCCAATTCTCGCCAAGGCCAGGAATCCCTTGAACCGGACGCTCCAGATCCGCTGCCTGATGAACAGGCATGACCACCGGCTCCCTGGGACGCAGCCATGCCATGCTCGCGCGCGGAATGCGTGGCACTGGCGCGAGTTACGCTGACGGTCGCCGATCTTGCGACGGTCTTGGGTCTTGCATCATGATCAGGTGACGACGAAGTCGAGGTTGGTGAGGGCGAGGTTGGTGCTGAGGACCGCGAACTGTACAGCGCCGCCGGCGCCGTTGCCGTCTGGGTCGTAGAAGAGCGCACCGGTGGTGCTGTCGTAGATCAGGTAGTCGTTGGCGTCGAGTGCAGCGGTGCCGATGACGAGGGAGCCGGCGGCGAGCGTGCCCGTCTGGGTCAGCGAAGTGAAGATGCCGTTCTCGAGCTGGAAGCTGTCATCGACGCTGCTGAAGCCGATCACCGCGTCGAGGTTGATGGTGGCGTCGAGCGCCGTGTCGAAGCGGAAGATGTCGGCGCCGTTGCCACCGGTCAGGGTGTCGTTGCCGAGACCGCCGGCCAGCGTGTCGTTCCCCTGCCCCCCGTCGAGCACGTCGGCACCGAGCGCGCCGCTGAGAGTGTCGTTGCCGTCGAGTCCGGTCAGCGTGTCGTTGCCGTTGTTGCCGCGCAGGTTGTTGGCCAGTTCGTTGCCGGTCAGCGTCTGCCCGGTCGTCACGTTGAGGTAGAGGTACTCGACCGACACGCCCGTCGCGAGCGTGTAGTCGCCGTAGCAGTAAGCACTGTCGGTGCCCTGTCCGGCCACCTCGACAATGCCATCGTTGCTCCCGACGTAATACGCATCGCCCCCAAGCCCTCCAGTCAACACGTTCGCCGCAGGGTTCTGATTGCCGTAGAGCACGTTGGCCAGGTCGTTGCCCGTGCCCGCGACCGGCGCGCTCCCGTAGAGGTACAGCCGCTCGACGTTCGCGCCCAACGCCCAGTTGAACGTGCTGTAAAGAATGTCGGTGCCTTCCCCGGCAGCCTCGACGACCACGTCGTTCACGCCGACGTAATAAGCGTCGTCACCCAGACCACCCGACAACACATTCGCCGCACCATTGTTTTGGCCATACAGGACGTTGGCCAGTTCGTTGCCCGTAGCGCTGATCGCGGAACTCCCAGACAGTACCAACCGTTCGAGATTTGCACCCAGCGTCCAGCTCAACGAGCTGTATACGCAATCGTTCCCTTCACCGAACAGCTCGACGACGCTGTCACCCGCATCGTCCACCGTGTAAGTGTCGTCGCCCGCTCCACCACGCAGCAGATCCGCGCCGAGCTTCCCATCGAGAGTGTCGTTGCCTTCGAGTCCGATCAGCGTGTCGTTGCCGTTGTTGCCGCGCAGGTTGTTGGCCAGTTCGTTGCCGGTCAGCGTCTGCCCGGTCGTCACGTTGAGGTAGAGGTACTCGACCGACACGCCCGTCGCGAGCGTGTAGTCGCCGTAGCAGTAAGCACTGTCGGTGCCCTGTCCGGCCACCTCGACAATGCCATCGTTGCTCCCGACGTAATACGCATCGCCCCCAAGCCCTCCAGTCAACACGTTCGCCGCAGGGTTCTGATTGCCGTAGAGCACGTTGGCCAGGTCGTTGCCCGTGCCCGCGACCGGCGCGCTCCCGTAGAGGTACAGCCGCTCGACGTTCGCGCCCAACGCCCAGTTAAATGTGCTGTAAAGAATGTCGGTGCCTTCCCCGGCAGCCTCGACGACCACGTCGTTCACACCGACGTAATAGGCGTCGTCGCCCAGACCACCCGACAGCGCGTTCGCCGCACCGTTGTTCTGGCCATACAGGACGTTGGCCAGTTCGTTGCCGGTGGCGCTGATCGGCGAACTCCCAGACAATACCAACCTCTCCAGATTCGCACCCAGCGTCCAGCTCAACGAGCTGTACACCCAATCGTTACCCTCACCAAGCTGTTCGACGACGCTGTCACCCGCATCGTCCACCGTGTAGGTGTCGTCGCCCGGACCGCCGCGCAGCAGGTCGGCACCCAGCCCCCCGTTCAGGCTGTCGTTGCCCGCTCCGCCGTCCATGACGTTGGCCGCTGCGTTGCCTGTTCCCTTGAAGTTGCCGGTGCCAATGAAAGCCAGGTTCTCCAGTTCGAGCCCGAGAAGGTAGCTGGCCAGCGTCGTGCGCACCGTATCCGTGCCGCCGCCTGGGCGTTCGACGATGACGTCCGCGGCCACGTCCACGACATAGACATCGTCACCCGCCCCGCCGTCGAGCGTGTCGACACCCGTCCCACCATCGAGAAAGTCGTTGCCCCGCCACCCACGCAGCGAGTTCGCCGCGTCGTTGCCGATCAGCGTGTCGTTGCCGTCGCCGCTGTCGGAGTTCTCGATGATCGTCCCGGCGGCAATCGTCACCGCCTGTCCGGCGAGCAGCGAAACATGGCCGGGCCGCAGGTCGAGCAGCGTGTCCCCGGCAATCGCCGCGGTGTTGATCGCGTCCATCCCGCCCGCGTCGGACAGCGTGCGTCGCGAGGCATCGGCAGCGGCCAGCGTCGCGAACTCAGCGGTGTAGAGGTAGGTGTCGTCGCCGGCGAGATCGCCGTACGCGCGGATGCCCCAGGCGTACACCACGCCGGTCGCGCCCACCTGCGTATCGGTGACGGCCAGAGTCCAGTCGCCACCCGAGAACTCGCCCCAGTCGCGCGTCGTCGAGAAGGTGAAGTAGATGTTCCCCGATGTCGACGGGTTGTTAACCAGCACGCTCTCGGTCCCGTCCGGCGCCGTCAGCGTCACGCGCACCTGCGAGAGGTACGGATGCGCCAGCGCGAGGTCGACCTCGACGCGATCGATGCGCAGACCGGCAGCGAGCGTGATCGTGCTCGAGACGCTGCCGCCATCGGGGATGGCGATCGGCGACACGGGGTAGTGCATGCCCTCGGCGACCCACTCGTTGCCCGAAGTGGCGACGCTGCGCCAGCTCTCGGCGACGCGCACCGCCGCAAGGGCATCGACCAGACCGAAGCCGTAGTCGTGGCTGACGTGCATCGCGCCGCCGTTCCAGTTGTCGGCCGCGTTGAACGACCAACTCGCCGGGCTGCCCGTGCGCACCGCGGTCGCCGCCAGGATCTCCTGCACGTCGCGCCAGCCGAGGCCGGGATTGGCGTCGAGCATGAGCGCGGCGATCCCGCTGACCACCGGCGCCGCGAACGAGGTCCCATTCACCGTCGCGTAGTCGCCGCTCGCGTAACCCTCACCACCCACCCGGTCGGTGGTCGTGATGCCGTGGCCGGGCGCCGCGACGAGCAGCGCCGCGCCCGGCGTCGAATAGTAGGTGACGTTGCCGCCGCTGTCGGTCGCGGCGACGGCGATGGTGCCGCGGTGGTTCTGGAAGCCGTGGTAGTTCACGTCCTGGCCCGAGGTCCGCCCATTCCCGGCCGCCATGACGACGATCGTCCCCAGCCCGCCGCGCCCCGCCGCCAGCGCCGTCGCCAGCGCATCGCCGATCGGTGCAAAGTCCGGATCGAGGAAGTTGTCGCCGAAGTAGCCGTCGAAGCCCCAACTGTTGTTGGCCACATCGACCGCCATGAGCAGCTCGAAGGCATCGAGAACCTGTTGGAGCGTGCCGTTGGCGCCGAAGCCGATGCGGTAGCCGACCAGACCCGCCTCTGGAGCAACACCGGCACCACCGGTGCCGTTGTTCAGCGCCGCCGCGATGACGCCGGACACGGCCGTACCATGCCGGTCGCTGGAGTTGCCGGGGAACGGGTCCGCATCCAGGTCGAGCGTGTCGTAGTCGAGCCCGCTCCGGTAATTGGCGGCGAGGTCCGGGTGCGTATACTCGACGCCGTCGTCGATCACCGCGACGATGACGCCGGCGCCCCGGTAGTCGTCCCAGACGCGCTGGACGTTCGCGCCCTTGACGGCCCCGCTGGCGTCGCCGAGGTACCAGTAGTGGCTCGCGAGCAGCGGGTCGTTGTACGTCGCCTGGCCGGCCACCCCCTGCCTGGAAGCGCCGTTGTCCGGCACGGGAAGCTTCAGTCTGTTCATCGCTGTGACTCCGCTTGGCAAATCACCATTCGTAAACGGCTTTGAACAGTCACAACTTGAGCCGTCTGCATCTCATGACGCTCTTGAAAGAGCAAAGTTCACGACGCGGCTCGCTCGACGCGACTTTGGCCACGACCACGTCGACCGTCCTGCTGCCCCCGTTCCGGCCATCGGCTCATGCCAAGGGCACCGTACGGCGCGCGCCGCGGCCACGATGCGCCCTTTCGTAATCATCTCTTACGTGGCCCAACAGACGAGAGCAGACGTGATTCCGGAAGCGCCTACAAGCCATTCCACAACTTACTGAATCTAGGCGATCTTGCCCTACCGTGTATGACGATCCAGAACCTGCTGCCCGCGTGCGGAGGCCCTGCCCGACAGGGTCAGACTGAAACTTCTGCAACGATATTGCGCTGCTCCAAGGCGCGTAGAAACTCTTCTACGCGATGAGGTTTAGTAGTCGCATAAAGTATTGCATCAAAGAAACGCAAATTCTCATCGCGCAAGGCTACCTCCAACCTGACAGCACCGCTAGCCAAAATTTGCATTGCCCACAATTCACATCCTGGCTTCCTTGCCACTCTAATCGCACTCACGACTTTCTCTAGAGACGGGTTAACCATGTAGCCGAAGGCGTTAAAACTAAAACAAGAAGCAAATTCACCTTCCAGGTTAGCTGCCAGCAAGGCCACTGCATTCTGCGTGATCAGAACCGGCTGCAAGTTATCTCTTCTGCTAGCATCGATAAAACCCTGCAAAATATCAAAACGATTAAGCGCCAACAACAAATCCGTAATGATATTGTGCAGGCAGACATGCTTCACCACGAACCCCAAATCTCGAATCTTCTCAAGCTCCATGCTAATGACTAGCCTAAATGCCTTCTCGAGCTTTGCGCCCTCCCGATCGCCCAAACACCCCATAAAACGGACGATGTCAAGCCCGACCGAAGTAAGATTTCGTACCCCGAGCTTCTTAATGACACCAAAATACCCATCCTGCGCGACTGAATTGTTCAGCGTGTGAGGATAAGGAATCACAGGCGCAATCTCCAGTCCGTGTCCTAGCGGCAACACACGCCCCGCCGCCACGAGCAAATTTTCGTAGTCCGGATGCGTTGAAAGCATCAACGTTCTGACGCCACATCTTTCCGCCGCGACCATCACCTCAGCTGCGGAATTGAATCGTTGCTCAGCACTAGCCAGCACCTTAGAACCCGTACGATGATTCACGCCAAAAAAAGGATTGTCCCCAAGAATGACCCTCATTTTGTTCCCTCAACAGCCAGCACGATTCTTTCCAGCGCCGAAATCTGCGAGCTGGATAAAACATCCATGTCCCCTACCAAGAAGGCCTCCATCTGCCGAGTAAAATCAAAACCTCTAAGATAAAAAGATACGCTAACGCCAACCTCCGGCAAAAACACTGGATCGAACTTCCCAGCCTCCGAAGAAATCGAGTATAGATCATAATGGATTGTGTCATCAGACGTCTCAACCACCAGATCATATGTTGCCTTCCTGACGTCGGAGCTATTCGCGATCAGCTCAATCGAATAAACCACACCGCCATCAACAAAAGAAAATGTCGCGATATCCCTTGAATGCGCAGATACCTGAAGGCAAAGGTCTTCCACTGGCTTCTGGAAAATCTTCCGCTCTGGCAAAACCGCTCCTACCAGTGAAAGCACATGCCCGCCGAATTCGTGCAGAACACAGCCGTAAGACTTTGAGCGCCAGCCACTCTTTATTCTCTCAAAAGAAACATTGGTAATCAGGCGTGCAGTCACTTTTCTCAGCCTCTCGGAAACCAACCGTTCCCTCAAGACCGCGTTCAAAGGCGCGTGCTGATTAACGTAGCCCGACATTTGATTTTGACTGAGCTCAACAAGTACGGGCTTCTCAACAAAAACTCGCCCTTTAAACCCCTCAAGCAAAGCAAGGAATTCTGCTCGAAGGAACGGCGGCGCCGTCAACAATATAAAATGATAAGATCTTACCAAAGCCTTATCCCCCCGCAACTGCTTAAGAGTTACGCACTTAACCCCACGAACCAAACCCGAAGCCATTCGTTTCGCAGCAAAACTTGGGTCACAGACGTCAAA
This genomic interval carries:
- a CDS encoding S8 family serine peptidase yields the protein MNRLKLPVPDNGASRQGVAGQATYNDPLLASHYWYLGDASGAVKGANVQRVWDDYRGAGVIVAVIDDGVEYTHPDLAANYRSGLDYDTLDLDADPFPGNSSDRHGTAVSGVIAAALNNGTGGAGVAPEAGLVGYRIGFGANGTLQQVLDAFELLMAVDVANNSWGFDGYFGDNFLDPDFAPIGDALATALAAGRGGLGTIVVMAAGNGRTSGQDVNYHGFQNHRGTIAVAATDSGGNVTYYSTPGAALLVAAPGHGITTTDRVGGEGYASGDYATVNGTSFAAPVVSGIAALMLDANPGLGWRDVQEILAATAVRTGSPASWSFNAADNWNGGAMHVSHDYGFGLVDALAAVRVAESWRSVATSGNEWVAEGMHYPVSPIAIPDGGSVSSTITLAAGLRIDRVEVDLALAHPYLSQVRVTLTAPDGTESVLVNNPSTSGNIYFTFSTTRDWGEFSGGDWTLAVTDTQVGATGVVYAWGIRAYGDLAGDDTYLYTAEFATLAAADASRRTLSDAGGMDAINTAAIAGDTLLDLRPGHVSLLAGQAVTIAAGTIIENSDSGDGNDTLIGNDAANSLRGWRGNDFLDGGTGVDTLDGGAGDDVYVVDVAADVIVERPGGGTDTVRTTLASYLLGLELENLAFIGTGNFKGTGNAAANVMDGGAGNDSLNGGLGADLLRGGPGDDTYTVDDAGDSVVEQLGEGNDWVYSSLSWTLGANLERLVLSGSSPISATGNELANVLYGQNNGAANALSGGLGDDAYYVGVNDVVVEAAGEGTDILYSTFNWALGANVERLYLYGSAPVAGTGNDLANVLYGNQNPAANVLTGGLGGDAYYVGSNDGIVEVAGQGTDSAYCYGDYTLATGVSVEYLYLNVTTGQTLTGNELANNLRGNNGNDTLIGLEGNDTLDGKLGADLLRGGAGDDTYTVDDAGDSVVELFGEGNDCVYSSLSWTLGANLERLVLSGSSAISATGNELANVLYGQNNGAANVLSGGLGDDAYYVGVNDVVVEAAGEGTDILYSTFNWALGANVERLYLYGSAPVAGTGNDLANVLYGNQNPAANVLTGGLGGDAYYVGSNDGIVEVAGQGTDSAYCYGDYTLATGVSVEYLYLNVTTGQTLTGNELANNLRGNNGNDTLTGLDGNDTLSGALGADVLDGGQGNDTLAGGLGNDTLTGGNGADIFRFDTALDATINLDAVIGFSSVDDSFQLENGIFTSLTQTGTLAAGSLVIGTAALDANDYLIYDSTTGALFYDPDGNGAGGAVQFAVLSTNLALTNLDFVVT
- a CDS encoding Rpn family recombination-promoting nuclease/putative transposase; protein product: MTALNSPHDRFFKAVFGRTEVAAEFLERYLPAPAVQALDWKTLRAAKDSFLDPELALHPADLLYTVDLRGGGTGYVHVLFEHKSYVESRIGLDLLRYRVRIWEQWLNAGNSGRLPVIVPVVVHHGTATWRVSRQFADEVEDVPALGAYVPACVYHLIDLSEYRDDELQGAVMLHTALLTLKYIFRNELSQRLPEILGLLRDLAQSSMGLDYVRTLLRYLAQAASIDRLTGDQLRQVVTETLSGGGELMLTIAEQWEQQAMERGIEKGIEKGIERGIERGIAKGIEQGEARLLKQLLSWRFGALPPWVESQLAGAEPERLETWAKRVLDAPDLDTVFAERSG
- a CDS encoding ATP-binding protein — protein: MYRHRALSERLQRLVEAFPVVVLSGARQVGKTTLLRHLFPKVDYVVFDASLDVENARREPDLFLRNHPAPVILDEIQYAPEVVAAIKRHVDRDPHRMGQYLVTGSQQWQVLRSVSESLAGRAAFLELYGFSLQEIANSGTGWLSRWLEAPHTFFDWSRQAALHEAHLPLWLWRGSLPRAIEIDEDLIPDFWAGYHRTYVERDARLAGGIEDWQDFGRFVRLMGALTAQEINYSQLGREIGMTPQTARRWLGIMEGTYQWFSLPAFSGNPAKRVSLRPKGHLADTGLACHQAQVSSPRALTAHPLFGALFETAMVGELIKQASRLPTRPTFHHWRAAGGAEIDILLERDGMLYPIEIKLTANPNRRMASGIEAFQAAHAHLNCAPGVLLCPVEKTRWVSENVLAIPWNLI